A segment of the Methanobacterium sp. Maddingley MBC34 genome:
AGCTTAAAAAGAATCGACAAAACTTCAGGTGGAAAGACACCGAGTACAAGAGGAAAGCACTGGGACTAGATATTAAAGCTGACCCATTGGGAGGCGCCCCCCAGGCACGGGGAATCGTCATCGAAAAAGTGGGAATCGAAGCAAAACAGCCCAACTCTGCCATCAGGAAGTGTGTACGAGTACAACTCATAAAAAATGGTAAACAACTCACTGCATTCACCCCAGGAGACGGAGCCATAGGATTCATCGATGAACACGACGAAGTGGTCATTGAAGGAATCGGCGGACCATCCGGAAGATCCATGGGAGACATTCCAGGTGTACGCTGGAAAGTCACCAAAGTGAACAACGTAGCC
Coding sequences within it:
- a CDS encoding ribosomal protein S23 (PFAM: Ribosomal protein S12~TIGRFAM: ribosomal protein S23 (S12)), with protein sequence MPGLFAAKKLKKNRQNFRWKDTEYKRKALGLDIKADPLGGAPQARGIVIEKVGIEAKQPNSAIRKCVRVQLIKNGKQLTAFTPGDGAIGFIDEHDEVVIEGIGGPSGRSMGDIPGVRWKVTKVNNVALEEMVKGKIEKPVR